In Triticum aestivum cultivar Chinese Spring chromosome 5B, IWGSC CS RefSeq v2.1, whole genome shotgun sequence, the following proteins share a genomic window:
- the LOC123112587 gene encoding transmembrane emp24 domain-containing protein p24beta2, whose product MMDVRGLRLGYFLVLCLVPFLRHAVAIRFVMDRGECFSHNVDYEGDTVHVSFVVIKADTPWHYSKDGVDLVVKDPNGNQVHDSRAKVSDKFEFIVQKRGVHRFCFTNKSPYHETVDFDVHVGHFSYFDQHAKDEHFGPLFEQIRKLDEDLYNVLFEQHWLTAQTDRQAILNENMSTRAIHKALLESAALIAASAVQVYLLRRLFERKLGTSRV is encoded by the exons ATGATGGACGTGAGGGGCTTGAGATTGGGTTATTTCTTGGTCCTCTGCCTCGTGCCTTTCTTGCGCCATGCCGTGGCTATTCGCTTTGTGATGGACAGGGGAGAGTGCTTCTCTCACAATGTTGATTATGAAGGGGATACAGTTCATGTATCATTTGTTGTGATCAAGGCAGACACTCCATGGCACTATAGCAAGGATGGTGTCGATCTCGTG GTGAAAGACCCTAATGGCAATCAAGTCCATGATTCTCGTGCCAAGGTTAGTGATAAGTTCGAATTCATAGTTCAGAAGAGAGGTGTCCACCGTTTCTGCTTCACCAATAAGTCCCCGTATCATGAAACTGTGGACTTTGATGTGCATGTTGGTCATTTTTCATATTTTGACCAGCATGCCAAAGATg AGCATTTTGGTCCTTTGTTTGAACAAATAAGAAAGTTGGATGAAGATCTGTATAACGTTCTGTTTGAACAGCACTGGCTAACTGCCCAAACAGACCGCCAAGCAATAT TAAATGAGAACATGAGCACGAGGGCAATTCACAAGGCACTCCTCGAATCAGCTGCCCTTATTGCAGCCAGTGCTGTGCAGGTCTACTTGCTGCGACGCCTCTTCGAGCGTAAGCTGGGTACATCTAGGGTCTAA